The Flaviflexus equikiangi genome contains the following window.
GACGCCGACCGTGGCCATGTTCTTCACGGACACTTCGCCCGTCGAGTAGGCGATGGCATTGGGCGGGGTGGAGATCGGCAGCGACATGCCGAAGGATGTCGAGATCGCGACGACGGCCGCGACAACGATGACGTTGATGCCGTCGAGGGAGACCGCGAGCGAGACGGCGAGCGGTACGAGCAGGTTGGCAGCGGCGGAGTGGGAGATGACGTTGGCCATGCCCAGGCCGATCATGCCGAACACGAACAGGAGGAGCAGCGGGGAGAAGCTTGCCCACGGAATCGATTCGACGAGCCACACGTCCAGGCCCGTCGCGCCGACACCGGTGCCGAGCGCGATACCACCCGATACGAGCCACAGAACTGGCCAGTCGAGCCTCTTGAGATCGGCGCCCTCCATGACTTTCATGCAGAGAAGAGCCACGACGGGGAAGAAGCCGACAATGTTCGATGAGACCCCGTGGAGCGGTTCCGTCATCCACAGGAGAATGGTCAGACCCGTCACGGCATAGAAGAGCTTGGCGTTGCGGGACGTATCCCAGTCCTTGCCGAGATCCACCTCCATCGTCCCCTCGGTCGGCAGGAAGAGCACGCACAGCAGGAGCCAGGATCCGATGAGGACGACAAGCATGAGCGGCATCGCCATGACCATCCAGTCGACGAACGAGACGTGGATGCCGCGCTCCTCGAGCGCTCCCAGCGCAATCGCATTCGGGGGAGTGCCCACGGGGGTGCCGATACCGCCGACGTTCGCCGCCAGCGGGATCGCGATCGCGAGACCGGCACGCGACTTCGTGTCTTTCAGGCTGGCGATGATGGGCATGATGACCGCGAACATGGTGGCCGTTGTGGCCGTGTTGGACATGAACATCGACAGCAGGGCCGTGATGATCATGAGCCCGAGAACAGTGATCCTGATCGAACCGGCGAACGGTTTCAGCAGGACAGCAGCGATATTGCGGTCCAGCCGATATTTCTCTGCTCCTTCCGCGATCATGAAGCCGCCGAGGAACAGAATGATGACGGGATTGGCAAGAGCCGCGAAATAGTCGGCCGCAGGGAGTGCTTCCGCGGCGCCGCTGGGTGCGATGATCGCGCCCGTCGACACCATGAGCACTTCGAGGAAGATGACGAGGACCGCAGTTGCGACCAGTGGAATCGCCTCCGTGATCCAGAAGACGATGGCGAGAAGGAAGATGGCGAGCATCCGCTCGCCAGGCTCCTCGAGACCGGGAATGTCATAGAGAAGGGGGAACAGGAACACGAGGAGACCGAGGACCAGCCCGATCCGCTTGGTCAAGGAGGGCTCGCGTGTCCGGCGAGTGCTGGTGGCCGCGGCATTGGATGGCTTCTTCATAATGACCCCATCGTAGATGTGACGTATAGGACAATGTGGGACCTAGGGCTACGGCGGACACTACCGTCGAGGAACGCCCGGCGTGAGCGATTCCACGAGGGAGACCGACCCGTGGACAGCACCGGGGAGGCGCCGATATTCGGGGCGCGCCTGATGCCGATGCTGAGAAACAGCACGCACGACGCTGAGAGTACCGCGGTGCGGGAGACCAGGTCATGCCCACAGAACGAGGCGGCTGCGGGCGTGCCCACTAGCATTCCGGGCCGGGAGCGTGTAGTTTCCAGGTAGCGATTCGCTCGCGGTGACCACACGGCCGCCGGGCTACTCGTCTTGGCATACCGAACCCAGTCCAGATATCCTGGTCTCGGTCGCGTGACCCCTTACACAGGCGTGAGGGCTGGACCCGTCTGGCTTGACGGTGTACATTTATTATTTGCGCTTACTTGTGTGGGGTGACGTGTATCCTCCGGGGGATTAGTACGGAAGTGACGACGTTCCAACTCTGCACGAGTGCGTTTACGCCTTACCATCTCCAGGGAAGGGATCCCACTTGGCTGCTTCGCCTATTTCGACAGCATCCGCTTCGCAGAGCCGAAAGGCACGCGTTTCTTTCGCCAAAATTAAAGAGCCCATGCAGGCTCCGGACCTACTCGGTCTCCAGACCGATAGCTTCAATTGGCTGATTGGGTCCGCCGCATGGCGGGCCGGTGCAGACCCATCCGAGAAGTCAGGATTGGAAGAGGTCTTTGAAGAGGTCTCGCCGATCGTCAACTCGGCAAACACGATGACTCTGTCCTTCTACGAGCCGAAGCTCGAACCCCCGAAGTACACGGTCGAAATGTGCAAGGAGAAGGATCTCACCTACTCCGCACCGCTTTACGTCAAGGCGGATTACCACTACAAGGAAACCGGCGAGATCAAGTCTCAGACCACGTTCCTCGGTGACTTCCCGCTCATGACCCCGGGCGGCACCTTCATCATCAACGGCACCGAGCGTGTCGTCGTGTCTCAGCTCGTCCGTTCCCCCGGCGTGTACTTCGAGAGCGAGCGCGACAAGACCTCCGACAAGCTCATCTACACGTCGAAGTTCATCCCTTCCCGCGGTGCCTGGCTCGAGTTCGAGATCGACAAGCGTGACGCTGTCGGCGTCCGAGTCGACCGCAAGCGCAAGCAGTCCGTGACCCACTTCCTCAAGGCGTGGGGCATGACAGAGGAGGAGATCCGGGAAGAGTTCGCTGACTACCCGATCCTCATCGACACCCTCGAGAAGGACACCGTCCACACCAAGGAAGAGGCCCTCACCGACGTCTACCGCAAGCTCCGCCCGGGCGAGCCGCCCTCGGCCCGCGCCGGCGAGAACCTGCTGACGAACCTCTACCTGTCGGACAAGCGCTACGACCTCGCGAAGGTCGGCCGCTACAAGATCAACAAGAAGCTTGGACTCGATCCGGAGAACAAGGTTCGCCAGCTCACCCTCGAAGACATTGTCGGGTCGATCCACTACATTCTCGCCCTGCACGCCGATAAGGCGGAAGCGAACTGCGGCGGCCCCCACGATGTCGCCATCGAGTTCGATGACATCGACCACTTCGGCAACCGTCGCATCCGCGCCGTGGGCGAGCTGATCCAGAACCAGGTCCGCACCGGCCTGTCCCGCCTCGACCGCATGGTCCGCGAACGGATGACGACACAGGAAGCCGCGGCGATCACGCCGTCCTCCCTCATCAACATCCGCCCCATCGTCGCCGCGATCAAGGAGTTCTTCGGAACATCCCAGCTGTCGCAGTTCATGGACCAGAACAACCCGCTGTCGGGCTTGACGCACAAGCGCCGCCTGTCCGCACTCGGCCCGGGCGGTCTCGCCCGTGACCGTGCGGGCATGGAAGTTCGAGACGTCCACCCGTCCCACTACGGACGCATGTGCCCCATCGAGACCCCTGAAGGCCCGAACATCGGCCTGATCGGCTCCCTGGCGACGTTTGCTCGCGTGAACTCTTTCGGGTTCCTCGAGACTCCGTACCGCAAGGTCGTGAACGGCGTCGTCACGGACGAGATCGTCTACCTGACGGCTGATGATGAGGATCGGTCCCGCATCGCGCAGGCCACCGATCGCCTCAACGATGACGGCACATTCATGGATGACGAGGCGCTCTGTCGTGAAGCAGGCGGCGAACCCGCTCTGCTCGCGATCGAAGACATCGATTACATGGACGTCTCGGCGCGCCAGATGGTGTCGGTCGGCACGGCCATGATTCCGTTCCTCGAGCACGACGATGCTCACCGCGCCCTCATGGGTGCCAACATGCAGCGCCAGGCCGTCCCGCTTCTCCGCACGGACGCCCCGCTCGTCGGCACCGGCATGGAGGCCCGTGCGGCCGCTGACGCCGGCGAGGTTCTCCAGTCCGACGTGGCCGGCGTGGTCGAGGAAGCATCTGCTGACCTCGTCCGCATCGCAACCGACGACGGCGACTACCGCTCCTACCGGATCACGAAGTTCGAGCGCTCCAACCAGGGCAACTGCTACAACCAGAAGGTTGTCGTGTCCGAGGGCGATCGCGTCGAGGTCGGCACCGTCCTGGCGGACGGCCCCGCAACCGAAGACGGCGAGCTCGCACTCGGCCGTAACCTGCTCGTGGCGTTCATGTCATGGGAGGGCTACAACTTCGAGGACGCGATCATCCTCTCGCAGCGTGTCGTCACGGAGGACATGCTGACCTCGATCCACATCGAGGAGCACGAGGTCGATGCTCGTGACACGAAGCTCGGCCCCGAGGAGATCACCCGCGACATCCCGAACGTCTCGGAAGAGGTTCTCGGCAATCTGGACGAGCGCGGCATCATCCGCATCGGTGCAGAGGTCAACGCCGGCGACATCCTCGTCGGCAAGATCACGCCGAAGGGCGAGACCGAGCTGACCTCCGAAGAGCGCCTCCTGCGCGCGATCTTCGGCGAGAAGGCGAAGGAAGTCCGCGACACGTCCCTGCGCGTCCCGCACGGCGAGTCCGGCATCGTCATCGGTGTCCGCGAGTTCTCGGCAGAGAACGATGATGAGCTGGCGGCAGATGTTCGCCAGACCGTCCGCGTCTACGTCGCGACCCGCCGCAAGATCACCATCGGTGACAAGATGGCAGGCCGTCACGGCAACAAGGGCGTCATCTCCCGCATCCTCCCCGTCGAGGACATGCCGTTCCTTCCGGATGGCACGCCGGTCGATATCATCCTCAACCCGCTCGGCGTCCCGGGCCGTATGAACCTCGGCCAGGTCTTCGAGCTGCACCTCGGCTGGATCGCCGCGAACGGGTGGGATGCTACCCAGGCACGCATGGATGGCGAGGAGTGGGCCCTGCGCCTGCCCGAGTCCGCCATCACCGGCGCTCCCGGCCAGACGGTCGCCACCCCGGTCTTCGACGGCGTCGAGCCCGACGAGATCGAGGGCCTCCTCGGTGCGACTCTCCCGAACCGCGATGGTTTCCAGATGGTGGGCCAGGACGGCAAGGCGAAGCTGTTCGACGGACGCTCGGGCGAACCGTTCCCCGAGGAGATCTCGGTCGGCTACATGTACATGCTCAAGCTGCACCACCTTGTCGATGACAAGATCCACGCGCGCTCCACGGGCCCCTACTCGATGGTCACCCAGCAGCCCCTCGGCGGTAAGGCCCAGTTCGGCGGCCAGCGTCTGGGCGAGATGGAGGTGTGGGCACTGGAAGCATACGGTGCTGCACACACCCTCCAGGAGATGCTGACGATCAAGTCGGATGACACCGTCGGACGCGTCAAGGTCTACGAGGCGATCGTGAAGGGCGACAACATTCCCGAGCCGGGAATCCCCGAGTCCTTCCGCGTCCTCATCCAGGAAATGCGCTCCCTCTGCCTGAACGTCGAGGCTCTCGACGCGAGCGGCAACACAATTGACCTGCAGGATACCGAAGACGACTTCAGGTCGCGTGAGAAGCCACAGCTTTCCACCGGCCTCGAAGACTTCGGTGCAATGGAATTCTGATCTCGGAGCAGAGGCTGGGTCTTGCGCCCACCCAGCCCTCTCCGTGGCAGGGTGCATAAGGAAGAAGTAGAATCTTGCTCGACGTTAATCTCTTCGATGAGCTCCATATCTCGCTCGCGACCTCACAGGATGTTCACTCCTGGTCGCACGGCGAGGTGAGGAAGCCTGAAACCATCAACTACCGCACGCTCAAGGCAGAGAAGGACGGTCTGTTCTGCGAACGGATCTTCGGCCCCACACGGGACTGGGAATGCGCCTGCGGTAAGTACAAGCGTCCCCGCTACAAGGGGATCGAATGTGAACGCTGCGGCGTTGAAGTGACCCGCGCGAAGGTTCGCCGTGAGCGCATGGGCCACATCGAGCTCGCCGCTCCCGTCACCCACATCTGGTACTTCAAGGGCGTCCCCTCGCGCCTTGGATACCTGCTCGATATTGCACCGAAGGACCTCGAAAAGGTCATCTACTTCGCCGCCTACATGGTGACGGATGTCGATGAAGAGGGCCGTTCGGAAGCCATGCCCGAGCTTCGCGGCGAAGTGGACCTGGAACTCAAGGAGATTGAGAACCAGATGCACGTCGAAATCGAGAAGTGCGCCCAGCAGATGGAGCGCGATCTCGAGGAAGCGGAAGCCGGCAACGCGACCGCTCGTGAACGCAAGGCGATCCAGGAAGCGGGAGAGAAGGAACAGGCCCGCATCCGCAAGAACGCCGAGGTCGAGCGCGACCGCCTCGAAGAGGTCTGGGACCGCTTCATGAAGCTCAAGGTCGGAGACCTTGAGGGCGACGAGGACCTCTACCGCGAGATGTACGGCCGTTGGGGCATGTACTTCGAGGCGTCCCGTGGTGCGGAAGCCATCCAGGCCCGCCTGCGCACCTTCGATCTCGAGGCTGAGGCTGAAATCCTCAAGGAGACGATCTCGACCGGTACTGCGCAGCGGAAGACGCGTGCGCTGAAGCGGCTCAAGGTTGTCAACGCATTCCGGACGACCGGCACGAAGCCAGAATCAATGGTTCTCGACGTGCTCCCCGTCATTCCGCCCGACCTGCGCCCCATGGTGCAGCTCGACGGCGGCCGTTTCGCGACCTCGGATCTCAACGATCTCTACCGCCGCGTCATCAACCGCAACAACCGCCTCAAGCGCATGCTCGACCTCGATGCTCCCGAGATCATGGTGAACAACGAGAAGCGCATGCTGCAGGAGTCTGTCGACGCGCTCTTCGACAACGGCCGTCGTGGCCGCCCCGTCCAGGGTGCCGGCAACCGTCCGCTCAAGTCGCTCTCTGACATGCTCAAGGGCAAGCAGGGTCGTTTCCGCCAGAACCTTCTCGGCAAGCGCGTCGACTACTCCGGCCGTTCGGTCATCGTCGTCGGCCCCACGCTCAAGCTGCATCAGTGCGGCCTGCCGAAGGCCATGGCGCTCGAACTGTTCAAGCCTTTCGTCCAGAAGCGTCTCGTCGACCAGCAGGTTGCGAAGAACATCAAGGCGGCGAAGCGTCTCATCGAGCGCCAGCGCTCCGAAGTGTGGGACATCCTCGAAGAGGTCATCACCGATCATCCCGTGCTGCTGAACCGTGCACCCACCCTGCACCGCCTCGGCATCCAGGCGTTCGAGCCGCAGCTCGTCGAGGGCAAGGCCATCCAGCTTCACCCGCTCGTCTGTGCGGCCTTCAACGCCGACTTCGACGGTGACCAGATGGCAGTGCACCTGCCGCTGTCGGCAGAGGCGCAGGCCGAGGCCCGCATCCTCATGCTGTCCGCCAACAACATTCTCAAGCCGTCTGATGGTCGCCCGGTCACCATGCCCTCCCAGGACATGATCATCGGCCTCTTCCACCTGACGAGCGAGAACCCCATCACCGGAAACGACCGTCGTCGCTTCTCGGCCGTGGGTGAGGCTCAGATGGCGTTCGACAACGGCGAGATCGGCCTGAACGACACCGTCTTCATCCGCTTCCCGCAGCTCGTTCCGCCCCGCGGCTGGGTTGCTCCCGAAGGTTGGACCGACGGTGACCCGATCCTGCTCGAGACCACTCTCGGTCGCGCGCTCTTCAACGACGCTCTCCCCGTGCAGTTCCCGTACGTCAACGAGGTTGTCGACAAGAAGCGTCTCGGCGCGATTGTCAACGAGCTGGCTGAGCGCTACCCGAAGGTTGATGTCGGCGCATCGCTCGATGCTCTGAAGTCCACCGGTTTCTACTGGGCTGGTCGTTCCGGCATCTCCATCTCCCTTGCCGACATCGAGGTTCCCGACACGAAGGCCGGGATCCTGGAAGAGGCTGAGGAGCAGGCCGCGAAGATCGAGGAACTGTTCGAGAACGGTATGATCCAGGACGCCGACCGTCGTCGCGACCTGTCAGACCTGTGGACAGACGTGACCGAGAACGTTGCCCAGGAGATGAGGAACAACTTCACGGAGCGCAACTCGGTGAACCGCATGGTCACCTCCGGTGCTCGTGGTAACTGGACCCAGGTCCGCCAGCTGGCCGGCATGCGTGGCCTCGTGGCCAACCCGAAGGGCGAGATCATCTCCCGCCCGATCAAGTCGAACTACTTCGAGGGCCTCTCGGTTCTCGAGTACTTCTCGGCAACGCACGGCGCCCGTAAGGGAACCGCCGATACGGCTCTTCGTACCGCGGACTCCGGCTACCTCACCCGTCGTCTTGTCGACGTGGCCCAGGATGTCATCATCCGCGAGCACGACTGCGGCACCACCAAGGGTCTGACGAACAGCATCTCGTACGTCGACGAGACCGGCGTTCGCCGCCTCGATCCGACGGTCCCCACCTCGGTGTACGCACGGACTCTCGCTGCTGATGTCACCGACGCGGACGGCAACGTCATCGTCGCGGCAGGCACGGATCTCGGCGATGTCGAGATCGAGAAGCTGTTCAACGCGGACCTCGACGAAGTGACGGTGCGTTCCGTTCTCACGTGCAACTCGCGCTCCGGCGCCTGCGCCATGTGCTACGGACGTTCGCTGGCCACCGGCCTCCTGGTCGATATCGGTGAAGCCATCGGCATCGTCTCCGCGCAGTCCATCGGCGAACCCGGCACGCAGCTGACGATGCGTACGTTCCACACCGGCGGCGTGGCCTCGGCCGACGACATCACCCAGGGTCTGCCCCGTGTCCAGGAGCTCTTCGAGGCTCGTACCCCGAAGGGTGAGGCTCCCATCACGGAAGCAGCCGGCACGGTTGCGATCGAGGACGGTGAACGTTCGCGCCAGATCGTCATCAAGCGCGACGACGGCGGGGAAGACCTCTCCTACCAGGTGTCGCGTTCGTCGCGCCTCCTGGTCGAGAACGGCGCCCACGTGGGTGTCGGCGAGCAGCTGACGGAAGGCTCGGTGGACCCGAAGAAGGTTCTCCGCATCTCCAACCGTCGCCGCGCACAGCTCTACCTGGTTGAACAGGTGCAGGCCGTGTACCGCTCGCAGGGCGTGGAGATCCACGACAAGCACATCGAGGTCATCGTCCGCCAGATGCTGCGCCGCGTCACCGTCATCGAGTCCGGCGATACGAAGCTTCTCCCCGGAGAGCTCGCAGACGTCAAGGACTACGAGTCGGCGAACCGTGAGGCAGTGTCCCGCGGCGGCAAGCCGGCAACGGCCCGCCCGGAGCTCATGGGCATCACCAAGGCCTCCCTTGCGACCGATTCGTGGCTGTCTGCCGCATCGTTCCAGGAGACGACCAAGGTGTTGACCGAGGCCGCTCTCAACGCGAAGCGCGATCCGCTGAACGGTCTCAAGGAGAACGTCATCCTCGGTAAGCTCATCCCGGCCGGTACCGGCCTGGAGAAGCTCCGCGGCGTCACAGCCGAGCCGACCACGGAAGCACGTCTCGAGTTCGAGAAGATGACCGGCTTCATCCGCCAGGATCTTGACCCCTACGATTCGGGTCTTGACCTCGGGTCGGGCCTGTACGGCACCGGCTACTCGGGATATGGACCGGCTTTCACCGGTAACTGAGATCGATTATCCTAGATAGGGAATTGGCCTGTGTCGAGCACCACCGCTCGATACAGGCCAAACCTTTGACGTTCCGAGTCGTATCCGGCTAATCTGATAAACGGTGTTCGTTTCGGCGGACATTCCTCGCGCGCGGGAGTTGCACCCGCAGACGAGGAGATAGCTCGGCGTTGCTGCGATTGACCGGACTGTCACGGACTCGGATTCTTCCGTGTCCATCACCCATCAATTTTACTGAGCAGGAGATAGAGTGCCCACTATTCAGCAGCTGATCCGCAAGGGTCGGTCTACGAAGCCAGGCGCCTCCAAGACGCCGGCGCTCCAGGGTAGCCCGCAGCGTCGTGGGGTGTGCACCCGCGTATACACCACTACCCCCAAGAAGCCGAACTCGGCCCTTCGCAAGGTCGCACGTGTGCGCCTTTCGACCGGCATCGAGGTCACCGCATACATCCCCGGCGAGGGCCACAACCTCCAGGAGCACTCGATCGTGCTCGTGCGCGGCGGTCGTGTGAAAGACCTCCCCGGTGTCCGTTACAAGATCGTCCGCGGTTCCCTCGATACTCAGGGTGTCAAGAACCGTAAGCAGGCTCGTTCCCGCTACGGCGCGAAGAAGGAGAACAAGTAATGCCTCGTAAAGGCCCAGCTCCGAAGCGCCCCATTGTCGCTGATCCCGTTTACGGCCAGGAGATCGTCACCCAGCTCGTGAACCGCGTCCTCCGCGACGGCAAGAAGTCGACCGCTCAGGCGATCGTTTACGGCGCCCTGACCGGCGTCGCAGAGAAGTCCGGCCAGGATCCCGTTGAGGTTCTCAAGCGTGCGATGGAAAACATCAAGCCGGCTCTCGAGGTCCGTTCCCGCCGTGTCGGCGGTGCGACCTACCAGGTCCCGGTTGAGGTCAAGCCCGGCCGTTCCACGACCCTCGCTCTGCGCTGGCTCGTCGATTTCTCCCGCCAGCGTCGCGAGAACACGATGACCGACCGCCTCATGAACGAGATTCTCGATGCCTCCAACGGCCTTGGTGCCGCTGTGAAGCGCCGTGAAGACACGCACCGTATGGCAGAGGCAAACAAGGCCTTTGCTCACTACCGCTGGTAAGCGGCCGTCCGACTACCTCGAACCGAAGAGAGCTAAACAGTGGCACAGGAAGTGCTTTCCGACCTGACAAAGGTCCGCAATATCGGCATCATGGCCCACATCGATGCCGGCAAGACCACAACCACCGAGCGTATTCTGTTCTACACCGGTATCAACTACAAGATCGGTGAAACGCACGACGGCGCTTCGACGACGGACTGGATGGAAGACGAGAAGAATCGTGGCATCACGATCACCTCGGCTGCCGTGACCGCATTCTGGAAGAACAACCAGATCAACGTCATCGACACCCCCGGCCACGTCGACTTCACCGTTGAGGTGGAGCGTTCGCTCCGCGTCCTCGACGGCGCAGTCGCAGTGTTCGACGGCAAGGAGGGCGTTGAGCCCCAGTCGGAGACTGTTTGGCGTCAGGCGGACAAGTACAACGTGCCCCGCATCTGCTTCGTCAACAAGATGGACAAGCTGGGCGCGAGCTTCGAGTTCACGGTCGGCACGATCCGCGACCGCCTCAAGGCAACGCCCCTGATCGTCACCCTCCCCATCGGCTCAGAGGCTGAGCTTGCGGGCGTCGTGGACGTCATCCGTCGCGTCGCCTACCGCTTCCCCTCGGAAGACGAGAACGGTGAGAAGACCTACGGCACGCTCGTTGTCGAAGAAGAGGTTCCGGCCGACATGGTCGACGCAGTCGAGGCGGCTCGTAACGAGCTGCTCGAGTCCGTCGCCGAGACCGACGAGAACCTCCTCGACAAGTACCTCGGCGGCGAAGAGCTGACCGAGGCCGAGATCAAGGGCGCTATCCGCAAGCTCACGATCGCCGGCGAGGCCTACCCGGTCTTCTGTGGTTCCGCCTACAAGAACATCGGCGTCCAGCCGATGCTCGACGGAGTCATCGACTACCTTCCCTCCCCGCTTGACGTCCCCGCCATCGAAGGCCACGCCGTCAACAACGAGGAAGAGATCGTTGTTCGTCACGCCAACGAAGAAGATCCCTTCGCAGCACTTGCCTTCAAGGTTGCTGTGCACCCGTTCTTCGGCAAGCTCACCTACATTCGCGTGTACTCCGGTACCCTCGAGGCGGGCTCGCCCATCCAGAACTCGACGAAGGGCCAGAAGGAGCGCATCTCCCGTATCTTCCAGATGCACTCCAACAAGGAGAACCCGGTCGATGCGGCTCATGCGGGCCACATCTACGCCGTCATCGGTCTGAAGAACACGACCACGGGCGACACGCTGTGCGATGCGCAGAAGCCTGTCATCCTCGAGTCGATGACGTTCCCGGAGCCCGTGATCCACGTGGCGATCGAGCCGAAGTCGAAGGGCGACCAGGAGAAGCTGGGCACCGCTATTCAGCGCCTTGCTGAAGAGGACCCCACGTTCTCTGTGCGCCTGGACGACGAGACCGGCCAGACCGTTATCGGCGGCATGGGCGAGCTCCACCTCGATATTCTCGTGACGCGTATGCGCCGCGAGTTCAAGGTCGACGCTAACGTCGGCGCCCCCCAGGTTGCTTACCGCGAGACCATCCGCCGCAAGGTGGACAAGGTCGACTACACGCACAAGAAGCAGACGGGCGGCTCCGGCCAGTTCGCGAAGGTGCAGGTTTCCTTCGAACCTATGGCACCGACCGAAGACGGAGAAACCTACGAGTTCGTCGACGCCGTCACCGGCGGACGCGTTCCTCGTGAGTACATCCCCTCTGTCGATCAGGGCATCAGGGCAGCCATGGAGAACGGTATCCTCGCCGGATACCCGATGGTGGGCGTCAAGGCCACCCTCCTCGATGGCGCATACCACGATGTCGACTCCTCGGAGATGGCGTTCAAGATCGCCGGCCAAGGCGCATTCCGTGAGGGCATCAAGCAGGCGGATCCCGTCCTGCTCGAGCCGATCATGGACGTCGAGGTTCGTACTCCCGAAGAGTACATGGGTGATGTCATCGGCGATCTCAACTCTCGCCGCGGCATGATCCAGTCCATGGAGGATGCGACCGGTATCAAGATCGTTCGCGCCCAGGTCCCGCTGTCCGAAATG
Protein-coding sequences here:
- the fusA gene encoding elongation factor G, which produces MAQEVLSDLTKVRNIGIMAHIDAGKTTTTERILFYTGINYKIGETHDGASTTDWMEDEKNRGITITSAAVTAFWKNNQINVIDTPGHVDFTVEVERSLRVLDGAVAVFDGKEGVEPQSETVWRQADKYNVPRICFVNKMDKLGASFEFTVGTIRDRLKATPLIVTLPIGSEAELAGVVDVIRRVAYRFPSEDENGEKTYGTLVVEEEVPADMVDAVEAARNELLESVAETDENLLDKYLGGEELTEAEIKGAIRKLTIAGEAYPVFCGSAYKNIGVQPMLDGVIDYLPSPLDVPAIEGHAVNNEEEIVVRHANEEDPFAALAFKVAVHPFFGKLTYIRVYSGTLEAGSPIQNSTKGQKERISRIFQMHSNKENPVDAAHAGHIYAVIGLKNTTTGDTLCDAQKPVILESMTFPEPVIHVAIEPKSKGDQEKLGTAIQRLAEEDPTFSVRLDDETGQTVIGGMGELHLDILVTRMRREFKVDANVGAPQVAYRETIRRKVDKVDYTHKKQTGGSGQFAKVQVSFEPMAPTEDGETYEFVDAVTGGRVPREYIPSVDQGIRAAMENGILAGYPMVGVKATLLDGAYHDVDSSEMAFKIAGQGAFREGIKQADPVLLEPIMDVEVRTPEEYMGDVIGDLNSRRGMIQSMEDATGIKIVRAQVPLSEMFGYVGDLRSKTQGRAVYTMQFSTYAEVPRNVSEEIIKKTRGE